From Nitrospirota bacterium:
GTCGTTTGTGCTTTGTCCATTCTTGCCGCAACGGGCGGTTCGGAGAGAGCGGCCGCCGATCCGGGTGCCCTCGTGTATGCGGAACGGTGTGCGATCTGCCATGGTCAGAAAGGGCAGGGAGACGGGGCTGCCGCCCGTTTTCTATACCCGAAGCCGAGAGACTTCACGAAGGGGCTGTTCAAGTTCCGTTCGACGCCCGAGGGCTCGCTGCCGTCGGATGACGATCTTTTGCGCACCATTTCGAGCGGGCTCCCGGGGTCCGCCATGCCGTCGTTCACCGACCTATCGCAGGATCAGAAAATGTCCGCGATTCGAGTTGTGAAGTCCTTCTCGCCGAAGTTCTCATCGCAGACCCCCAAGCCGCCGATTGCGGTCGACTCCCCTCCGGCCGCTTCTCCAAAGCTCGTGGCTCAAGGCAAGCAGCTTTTCGCGGATCTGGACTGTGTGAAATGCCACGGCAAGGCCGGTCTGGGGGATGGTCCTTCGGCCGCGACTCTCAAAGACGATTGGGGATTCGCGATTCGACCTCGCGATCTCACACGAGGGGTCTACAAAGGGGGAGGAAGGGACGAGGATCTTTTTCGGCGCATCATGGGCGGGATTCAGGGCACGCCCATGCCGTCGTTTGCGGATTCCATCGAGGGGGCGGATCGGTGGGCGGTTGCTGCGTATGTGAAATCGCTTGCCGGGGCGGTCGCCGCATCGGTCGACACCGTCTCTGAAATCCAGGCTGGGAAAGTATCCGGTGAGATCGCCAAGGACCCAAGCGACTCCAGGTGGGAGTCCATTCCCGCGGCGAACGTGCGCCTTATGCCACTCTGGGAGCGCGGCAAGTCGATCAGTACTGCGGCCGTTCGGGCCATGCACAACGGAAAAGAACTGGCGATTCAAGTGGAGTGGGAAGATTCCGAAGTGGCGAGCAACTTTGTGTCTCCGGAGCAGTTTGTTGATGCCGCCGCGATCCAGTTCCCCGTTGGAGCCGGTCTGCCTTCGTTCACGATGGGTGAGGCCGGCAAACCGGTGAACGTGTGGTACTGGCGGGCGGACCGGGAGGTGAACGCGGCGCCGATCACCACAGTGTCGGCGCATCCCAACGTGGCCGAGGACCAGAGGGTGAATCGTGATCCGGTCTACTACACCGGAGCGGCGGTCGGGAACCCGGTATCACTTCCTTCCACGGTGGAAGAATTGAATGCGGAGGGTTTTGGAACACTTACAACTCAGCCGAAAGCGCAACAGAGCGTCAAGGGTGGGGGGGCTTGGATCGAAGGGAGATGGGTGGTCGTCTTCACGCGAGCGCTCGGCAAGACGAGTGCGGCCGATGCGACGCTCAAGGCGGGCGGCCACACGCCGGTCGCGTTTGCTATCTGGGACGGCACTCAGCGCGACCGCAACGGCCAAAAGGCCGTCACGAACTGGCTGACCCTTCGCTTGGCGAAATAATTCCGATTCGCATCAGGCTGTGCTTGACAACGCGCTGGACCCGTAGCCGCAGGCTTCAGCCTGCGTCCGAAGGCCCACCCGTCAACCCGCCGCGGCGGGTAAAGGGTGCGACTACCAAGAGATGCGCCCCGGCAATGATGGGTTTTTAAACAGAGCCTAACCCGGTCTCCGGCCAACAGCTTGGACTGTGGTATAGTTCCCACGTTTGAAGCCGTCGCCTTCCGCCGTCCGCGGTGCGATGGGCGTCGATCCATGCGGGGGCAGGTCTCTTGGTCTATTCGATTCTGCTTGCACTCGTATTTCCGCAAGAATCTGGATCTGCTGGAAGCGGAACAGGGCCGGGGAAAAGATCGCATCTACGAACGATTGTCACATGCAGCCGCGGTCGCTCCTGGGACGCACCCTTTCCCAAGGCCGAACCAACCGTCGCTTCCACTGCTTTACGCTCCGCGATTCGGAGAGTAGGATCAGATGATGAGCAAGCCGATACGGGAGGTCACCATCCAGACCTTGGATGAGAAGGTGGCGCGTTTGCGGGCTGTCGTCGATTCCGGGTCCTTTTACAGCATCATTCGCGAGGACAGGATTCCTCCTACCCAAACGATCGCCCGTCAAACCATGCCCACCCAACTGAGGGTCGCCCAAGGTGGACAGATCAGGGTCGTCGGGGAAGTGCCGCTGTTCATTACGCTTGAAGGCAGGATGATTCGCGATTCCGCGCTTGTGACCCCCGATCTGGTTCAAGACATGCTGGTGGGAGCGAAGACCATGCAGGCTTGGGACATCAGTGTTCTGAACGACAACGGGGAGACCACCGTTCGCGTCGGCCTCGACATGCGCGACCCCGACATCACCGAAGTCGATTGAGCGTGTCCGTGTTCAGGATCCGGCATCCAGTCAGTTTGGATCTTTTCCGGTTTGTCATCACCCATGCCTGACCCTGGGCACTTGGGCACTCCTAAATGAAACGCGAAGTAATCGTTGGAGCATTTCTGTTTTTGGTGGCAGGTGGATACATTTTGTCTAGCTCAACGCTTCCGACCCAATCAGCATGGAGCCTTGCCGGTCGAGGTCGATACAGTGGGAAGGCAACAACCGAGTTGGTGCGAATACTGGAAAACAAGGTACCACAAGAACGTGTCGATGGAGATTGGGTAGCGCACGACCTATTTACAATCCACACCCCCGAGGCGGAAGCCGCTCTGAAGAAGATACTGGTCTCCGATAAGTTCAACGCGACGAACGGGTTCACTTACGCGCTTAACGGGAAACTCAAGGACTGGGAGAAGGATGCGTTCATTAGTCAATACGTGCTGAGGTCCACCTCGACTGAGCTTGTGCTTAGCGCAATTGTAGAGGAGGAAACAACTGGAAACGGTCAGCAATTTGTTTTCGGCGTCACCCTGCACAACCAGTCGAAGAACCCTCTGAACTTGTACGGCGGACTGTCACTCGCCGTTCGGTCAAACATAGGACACTTCAGAAGGCATTTTCAATATATTTACTTTGAGCAGCTTTCAGCGCTCGACTCCGATCCAGCGAGTCACGAACTCGCGGTGAATGACAAGAGGCGGTTTGAGGTTCATTGTGCCGCTCGTCGGGTCAGTGCGCCGAAGGGCGTCGCCCTGAGTGATTCGTTCTTCAACAGTCAGGGTCTATTCTTGTACGAGAACCCCGGCGTCCTCGCCCATTCCCTTGGACAGCCCGGAACATTCCAAGTCTACTTCATGTATGAACTGACTTGGAGGCTCTCGGAGTATTTCAGGTCAAGATTAGTCGGAAAGGAAATCTGGACCGGAAGAGTGGTATCGAAGCCCGTTGATATTGTGGTAAGGCCCGTGTTATGAGCCGGACTCTTCGCATGCCCGAGGTCAGGCCTGTGGCAGCGGGAAGGCGGTGGGGTCAGGCTTCACTTATTGACTTATCTACAGGGGATCGCTTCTAAGAATGGAAGCGTTTGCGCGGCAGTTTCCCCTGCATGGGTCATGAGGGTCAGGCATGGGGGTTGACGCTTTGGAGCGGAACGGTCACTCCTTCGCGGCCGGTTTGGTTCCGATCAGGTAGGAAACGGAGCCGCCAAGAACATCGATGCGACGGACGCGCGGGAAGCTGGCCTCGCGCCGGTCCAGGTGCAAAACATGGCCTGATGCGGTACGACAGGTCAGATGGAGCGCGACATACTGCGCCGGGCCTTGGATTCCGATTCGTACGAATGGCGCAAGCATGCCCTGCAAAGGATGGCACAAAGGTCGATTTCCCAACCGGAGGTCGTTTCCATATTGCGAGACGGCGAGATTATTGAGGAGTACCCCGAATCCAAGCCGTTCCCCTCAGCTCTTTTTCTCGGAAGGCCGGCGGGCCGGGGTTTACATGTTGTGGCGGCTCTGGATTCGGCGGCGCCTTGGGCGTATATTGTTACCGTGTACGAACCCGATATCGAGCACTTTGAGGCCGATTTGAGAACCAGGCGAAAGAGATGAGGAAGATCCGTTCGCCGCGACCCTGCCCCTTGTGCGGGGGTGAAAAGGAATCGGGTCACACCACCTACACGGTCGACTATGGCGCCGGCGTGATTGTAGTTCGGGGAGTTCCTGCAACGATTTGCAGCCAGTGCGGGGAAGAGTGGATCGACGCCAAGACGGCTCGGCAACTGGAGCAATCGGTCTCGGAAGCCAAGAAAAAGAAGCCTCAGCTTGAGGTCATAGGCTTGTAAGGA
This genomic window contains:
- a CDS encoding c-type cytochrome, which encodes MNSVVVCALSILAATGGSERAAADPGALVYAERCAICHGQKGQGDGAAARFLYPKPRDFTKGLFKFRSTPEGSLPSDDDLLRTISSGLPGSAMPSFTDLSQDQKMSAIRVVKSFSPKFSSQTPKPPIAVDSPPAASPKLVAQGKQLFADLDCVKCHGKAGLGDGPSAATLKDDWGFAIRPRDLTRGVYKGGGRDEDLFRRIMGGIQGTPMPSFADSIEGADRWAVAAYVKSLAGAVAASVDTVSEIQAGKVSGEIAKDPSDSRWESIPAANVRLMPLWERGKSISTAAVRAMHNGKELAIQVEWEDSEVASNFVSPEQFVDAAAIQFPVGAGLPSFTMGEAGKPVNVWYWRADREVNAAPITTVSAHPNVAEDQRVNRDPVYYTGAAVGNPVSLPSTVEELNAEGFGTLTTQPKAQQSVKGGGAWIEGRWVVVFTRALGKTSAADATLKAGGHTPVAFAIWDGTQRDRNGQKAVTNWLTLRLAK
- a CDS encoding DUF4258 domain-containing protein, whose protein sequence is MERDILRRALDSDSYEWRKHALQRMAQRSISQPEVVSILRDGEIIEEYPESKPFPSALFLGRPAGRGLHVVAALDSAAPWAYIVTVYEPDIEHFEADLRTRRKR
- a CDS encoding type II toxin-antitoxin system MqsA family antitoxin → MRKIRSPRPCPLCGGEKESGHTTYTVDYGAGVIVVRGVPATICSQCGEEWIDAKTARQLEQSVSEAKKKKPQLEVIGL